A region from the Panicum hallii strain FIL2 chromosome 1, PHallii_v3.1, whole genome shotgun sequence genome encodes:
- the LOC112878948 gene encoding diphosphomevalonate decarboxylase MVD2, peroxisomal-like, whose amino-acid sequence MAASEGQWVLMATGRSPTNIAVIKYWGKRDEALILPVNDSISVTLDPDHLSATTTVAVSPSFPSDRMWLNGKEISLSGGRFQSCLREIRKRACEFEDEKKGIKIKKEDWENLHVHIASYNNFPTAAGLASSAAGFACLVFTLGKLMNVKEDYGELSSIARQGSGSACRSLYGGFVKWCMGKKDDGSDSLAMQLADETHWNDLVIIIAVVSSKQKETSSTSGMRDSVETSPLLQYRAQTVVPSRVLKMEEAIKNRDFDSFAKLTCADSNQFHAVCLDTSPPIFYMNDTSHRIISLVEKWNHSQGTPQVAYTFDAGPNAVLIAPNRKTAALLLQKLLYYFPPQDKDLSSYLVGDKSILGDAGLHSIEDVDALPAPPEMKIPDQKFKGDVSYFICSRLGSGPKVIADENQELIDSVTGLPKGV is encoded by the exons ATGGCGGCGTCAGAGGGGCAGTGGGTGCTCATGGCAACGGGGCGGTCGCCCACCAACATCGCGGTGATCAAGTACTGGGGGAAGCGCGACGAGGCCCTCATCCTCCCCGTCAACGACAGCATCAGCGTCACACTCGACCCCGACCACctctccgccaccaccaccgtcgcCGTCAGCCCCTCATTCCCCTCCGACCGCATGTGGCTTAACGGCAAG GAGATCTCGCTGTCAGGAGGAAGGTTTCAGAGCTGCCTGAGAGAGATTAGAAAGCGGGCCTGTGAGTTTGAGGATGAGAAGAAGGGGATCAAGATCAAGAAAGAGGACTGGGAGAACTTGCACGTCCACATAGCCTCCTACAACAACTTCCCCACCGCTGCTGGTCTAGCCTCTTCGGCTGCTGGCTTCGCTTGTCTCG TTTTCACCCTCGGAAAGCTGATGAATGTGAAAGAAGATTATGGAGAACTTTCTTCAATAGCAAG GCAGGGATCTGGGAGTGCATGCCGCAGTTTATATGGTGGATTTGTGAAATGGTGTATGGGAAAG AAAGATGATGGAAGTGACAGTCTGGCCATGCAGCTTGCGGATGAAACACATTGGAATGATCTTGTAATTATTATTGCAGTG GTCAGTTCAAAGCAAAAGGAAACCAGTAGCACCAGTGGGATGCGAGATAGTGTCGAAACAAGTCCCCTCTTGCAGTACAGGGCCCAG ACTGTAGTGCCAAGTCGGGTGTTGAAAATGGAGGAGGCTATTAAGAATCGAGACTTTGATTCCTTTGCCAAATTAACTTGTGCAGATAGCAACCAGTTTCATGCTGTATGCTTAGACACGAGCCCTCCCATCTTCTATATGAATGATACGTCTCACCG GATAATTAGCCTAGTGGAGAAGTGGAACCACTCACAAGGAACCCCACAG GTTGCCTACACCTTTGATGCTGGGCCTAACGCGGTCCTGATTGCACCAAACCGTAAAACTGCAGCACTTCTCCTCCAGAAGCTCTTGTACTATTTCCCTCCACAAGATAAGGATTTGAGCAG CTATTTGGTTGGCGATAAATCAATTCTAGGTGATGCTGGATTGCATTCCATTGAAGATGTGGACGCCCTTCCTGCACCTCCAGAGATGAAGATACCAGATCAGAAATTCAAGGGCGACGTTAGCTACTTCATCTGCAGCAGGCTTGGATCTGGCCCGAAGGTTATTGCCGACGAAAACCAAGAATTGATCGATTCAGTCACCGGACTTCCAAAAGGGGTGTAA
- the LOC112888780 gene encoding probable CCR4-associated factor 1 homolog 7, producing the protein MAMSDPTAAVIPKPDGGEDDESVEIREVWADNLEEEFALIRDIVDEFPFVAMDTEFPGIVCRPVGAFRSPADYNYATLKANVDMLHLIQLGLTFSGPRGELPALGAGRRRCVWQFNFREFDDARDIFASDSIELLRRSGIDFRRNAERGVDARRFAELLMSSGVVLNDSVYWVTFHAGYDFGYLLKILTCNSLPDTQAGFFKLMKIYFPTVYDIKHLMKFCNSLHGGLNKLAELLDVERVGESHQAGSDSLVTSCAFWKLRDSFFAGSTEKYAGVLYGLNAENGVSAH; encoded by the coding sequence ATGGCAATGTCAGATCCCACAGCCGCCGTGATCCCCAAGCCCGACGGCGGCGAAGACGACGAGTCGGTGGAGATCCGGGAGGTGTGGGCGGACAACCTCGAGGAGGAGTTCGCCCTGATTCGTGACATCGTCGACGAGTTCCCTTTCGTCGCGATGGACACAGAGTTCCCGGGCATTGTCTGCCGCCCCGTCGGCGCCTTCCGCTCCCCGGCGGACTACAACTACGCCACCCTCAAGGCCAACGTCGACATGCTCCACCTCATCCAGCTCGGCCTCACCTTCTCCGGCCCGCGCGGCGAGCTGCCGGCCCTCGGCGCCGGGCGCCGCCGCTGCGTCTGGCAGTTCAACTTCCGCGAGTTCGACGACGCGCGCGACATCTTCGCATCCGACTCCATCGAGCTGCTCCGTCGCAGCGGCATCGACTTCCGCCGAAATGCCGAGCGCGGCGTTGATGCGCGCCGGTTCGCCGAGCTCCTCATGTCCTCCGGCGTTGTGCTCAACGATTCGGTATACTGGGTTACCTTCCACGCGGGATACGACTTTGGGTACCTGCTCAAGATCCTCACTTGCAACAGTCTCCCAGACACGCAAGCTGGGTTCTTCAAACTGATGAAGATATATTTCCCAACCGTGTACGACATCAAGCACCTCATGAAGTTCTGCAACAGCCTACACGGTGGGCTGAACAAGCTCGCTGAATTGCTCGACGTGGAGCGTGTGGGGGAGTCCCACCAGGCCGGGTCTGATAGCCTGGTCACGTCCTGCGCGTTCTGGAAGCTCAGGGATTCATTCTTCGCTGGATCAACAGAGAAATACGCAGGTGTGCTGTATGGGCTCAATGCAGAGAATGGTGTTAGTGCACATTGA